A section of the Platichthys flesus chromosome 22, fPlaFle2.1, whole genome shotgun sequence genome encodes:
- the cab39l gene encoding calcium-binding protein 39-like, with product MPLFGKSHKSPADIVRTLRENLAILIKQKGKTDKASEEVNKCLVSMKEILCGINDKEPHTETVAQLAQELYNSGLLISLVENLQVIDFERKKDVCQIFNNILRRQIGTRSPTVEYLCSHQEVLFTLLKGYDTAQVALNCGIMLRECIRHEPLAKIILHSEDFHSFFTYVEMSPFDIASDAFATFKDLLTRHKVLVAEFLEQNYDAVFVNYEKLLLSENYVTKRQSLKLLGELLLDRKNFSVMTRYISKPENLKLMMNLLRDKSSNIQFEAFHVFKVFVANPNKTQPIIDILLKNQTKLIDFLSNFQKDRSDDELFNNEKTYIIKQIRDLKKATS from the exons ATGCCGCTGTTCGGTAAATCCCACAAGAGTCCGGCGGACATCGTCAGGACCCTGAGGGAAAACCTGGCCATCCTGAtcaaacagaaaggaaaaacagacaag GCGTCGGAGGAGGTGAACAAGTGCTTGGTGTCCATGAAGGAGATCCTGTGCGGGATCAACGACAAGGAGCCTCACACTGAGACCGTGGCCCAGCTCGCCCAGGAGCTGTACAACAGTGGCCTGCTGATATCGCTGGTGGAGAACCTGCAGGTCATCGACTTTGAG AGGAAGAAGGACGTGTGTCAGATCTTCAACAACATCCTGAGGAGGCAGATCGGGACGAGGAGCCCCACAGTCGAATACCTCTGCTCCCATCAAGAGGTCCTCTTTACTCTTCTGAAAGG GTACGATACAGCCCAGGTAGCACTGAACTGTGGGATCATGCTGCGGGAGTGCATCCGCCACGAGCCGCTCGCCAAGATCATCCTCCACTCCGAGGATTTCCACAGTTTCTTCACCTACGTGGAGATGTCCCCCTTCGACATCGCCTCCGACGCCTTCGCCACCTTCAAG GATCTCCTGACAAGACACAAAGTGCTTGTGGCCGAGTTCCTCGAACAGAACTACGATGCT GTGTTTGTAAATTatgagaagctgctgctctctgagaACTACGTCACCAAGAGGCAGTCACTAAAG cttctgggCGAGCTGTTGCTGGACAGGAAAAACTTCTCTGTGATGACGCGCTACATCAGCAAACCGGAGAATCTCAAGCTGATGATGAATCTGCTCAGAGACAAGAGTTCCAACATCCAGTTTGAGGCCTTCCACGTGTTTAAG GTTTTCGTAGCCAATCCCAACAAGACGCAGCCCATCATCGACATCCTGCTCAAGAACCAGACCAAGCTCATCGACTTCCTGAGCAACTTCCAGAAGGACCGCTCCGACGACGAGCTGTTCAACAACGAGAAGACGTACATAATCAAACAGATCCGGGATCTGAAGAAGGCGACCTCCTAG
- the mcf2la gene encoding guanine nucleotide exchange factor DBS isoform X4: MALNRVSQLCHDITRLWLQLKMMTDDIMHREDGPLCAAEIGSELQKQFAILPGGRGLNGRPIMVFPEFPEFSELEEDELQSVLGYLSSVPSGAASGVGFILVIDRRLDRWAAVRATLLRIAGSFPGNLHLVLVLRPTTLLQRTLSDFLFKFSREEFKMKVVMLSSVTELHAYIDPGQLTTELGGTQEYHHESWISHRTAIEAFALMVKTTAQTLQAFGTELAETELPNDAEATTNLLHTHALKKDTMKEDLQVALSQGGRLLDCINEPLQTDPEYSMTHDELENLETVQRLLGQLDETETAFDDFWEHHRTKLEQCLQLRHFEQHFREVRAQLDVTSERLSGFSEVSVSPAHGEHVLRELAGHEEKACDVLDRAVSLACEGDRLIENSHYAEDSIRPKCSELRGVCDEISATLRCKKNLLLRAMEMHHSLEKASQWCEEGIFLLANQPVDRCQSQDGAEAALQELERYLETLPLHTLSDRSALCCQYESVLTTQLRDQVERVFQKQGSVQEMFEKRRISLKKLAAKQTRPVQPVAPRPEVKSPHSSPNQQRKERRYSADNALCKKVESPLLNGTRHASLSEEEENLAVLRRHVMNELLETERAYVEELLCVLEGYAAEMDNPAMAPLIPSTLLSKKDVLFGNMSEIYQFHKRTFLKELEAYTDFPELVGRCFLERMKDLQIYEAYCQNKPRSESLWRQCSDCAFFQVSPPPPPLIFAAAPQQQLTLLHLNRFVLFVNQECQKKLEHKLGLDSYLLKPVQRITKYQLLLKELLKYSKGCDGCDDLQEALSSILGILKAVNDSMHLIAITGYEGNLSELGRLLMQGSFSVWTEHKKGHAKVKDLARFKPMQRHLFLHEKALLFCKRREENGEGYEKAPSYSFKHSLSMSAVGITESAKGDNKKFEVWCNSRDEVFIVQAATPEIKTSWVNEIRKVLTQQLKACRDARQPKILDPVSMSPTSSSSSISLSPFRSSGQKNQKKQDEKKAEPSPTSDANFSSSPKHKDEPVTSPTTDRSSTAKKRFTLQGFSNLKSPKGSPLSPEHGTKRHLVKSDPTPFGFKGWSKTSLSVDASEENDGYSSGEDPINSDPEDDGGKKLAPGKYTVVADCEKAGPQELSVKSGDVVQLIREGEDGQWFVRNLRSSKEGWVAAANLLSLISESKSSQSLSSSDGSVSGNISTSSSCSETYTSFSDIKP, translated from the exons GGGGCCGCGGATTAAACGGACGCCCTATCATGGTCTTCCCAGAGTTCCCCGAGTTCAgcgagctggaggaggatgagctCCAAAGCGTCCTCGGCTACCTCAGCAGCGTCCCCAG CGGTGCCGCATCGGGAGTGGGTTTCATCCTGGTCATCGACAGACGACTGGACCGATGGGCCGCCGTCAGGGCTACCCTGCTCCGCATCGCT ggCTCATTTCCAGGGAACTTGCACTTGGTTCTGGTTTTGCGTCCCACTACTTTGTTGCAGCGGACTCTGTCAGACTTCCTGTTCAAGTTCAGCAGGGAAGAGTTCAAAATGAAG GTGGTGATGCTGAGTTCGGTGACTGAGCTCCATGCTTATATCGACCCAGGACAACTCACCACAGAGCTGGGAGGCACACAGGAGTACCACCACGAGAGCTGGATATCTCACCGCACT GCAATCGAGGCGTTCGCCCTCATGGTGAAGACCACGGCTCAGACTCTGCAGGCGTTCGGCACTGAGCTTGCGGAGACAGAATTACCAAACGACGCAGAGGCCACCACCaacctgctgcacacacacgcactgaagAAGGACACAATGAAG GAGgacctgcaggtggcgctgtctCAAGGTGGACGCCTGTTGGACTGTATCAATGAGCCTCTACAGACAGACCCCGAATACAGCATGACCCATGATGAGCTGGAGAATTTGGAGACTGTGCAGAG aCTCCTGGGTCAGCTGGACGAGACCGAGACGGCGTTCGATGATTTCTGGGAGCATCACCGCACGAAGCTGGAACAGTGTTTGCAGCTGCGCCATTTTGAACAGCACTTCCGTGAA gTGCGTGCTCAGCTTGATGTGACCTCAGAAAGGCTTTCAGGTTTTTCCGAAGTCAGCGTCAGCCCCGCCCACGGCGAGCATGTCCTCCGAGAGCTCGCCGGGCACGAGGAAAAGGCCTGT GACGTCCTGGACCGTGCTGTGTCCCTGGCCTGCGAAGGTGACAGGCTGATAGAGAACTCGCACTACGCCGAGGACTCCATCAGGCCGAAGTGCAGCGAGCTAAGGGGGGTGTGCGACGAGATCAGCGCCACCCTGAGGTGCAAGAAGAACCTGCTGCTCAGGGCGATGGAGATGCACCACTCTTTGGAGAAG GCGTCACAGTGGTGTGAGGAGGGCATCTTCCTATTGGCCAACCAGCCCGTTGACCGCTGCCAGTCTCAGGACGGCGCTGAAGCGGCTCTGCAAGAACTGGAGCGGTACCTTGAAACGTTGCCGCTGCACACCCTCTCCGACCgcagcgccctctgctgccAGTATGAATCGGTGCTCACCACTCAGCTTAGG GACCAGGTAGAGAGAGTTTTCCAGAAGCAGGGCTCTGTGCAGGAGATGTTCGAGAAGAGACGCATCAGCTTGAAGAAACTCGCCGCCAAGCAGACCCGACCAGTCCAGCCAGTGGCACCGAGACCCGAAGTCAAGTCGCCGCACTCCTCGCCCA atcaacagagaaaagagaggagataCTCTGCAGATAATGCCCTCTGCAAAAAG GTGGAGTCTCCTCTACTTAATGGCACCAGACACGCTTCTCtctcagaggaagaagaaaacctGGCAGTGCTTCGGCG TCACGTGATGAACGAGCTGCTGGAGACGGAGAGAGCGtatgtggaggagctgctctgcGTCCTGGAG GGCTACGCAGCAGAGATGGACAACCCCGCCATGGCTCCCCTCATCCCCAGCACGCTGCTCAGCAAGAAGGACGTCCTGTTTGGGAACATGTCTGAAATCTACCAGTTTCACAAGAG GACGTTTCTAAAAGAACTGGAAGCGTACACTGACTTTCCAGAGCTGGTGGGCCGCTGCTTTTTAGAACGG ATGAAGGATCTGCAGATCTACGAGGCCTACTGCCAGAACAAGCCTCGCTCCGAGAGCTTGTGGAGGCAGTGCTCCGACTGTGCCTTCTTCCAGGTcagcccccccccgccgcctCTCATCTTTGCTGCGGCTCCACAACAACAATTAACTCTTCTACATCTTAATCgttttgtgctttttgtgaatCAGGAGTGccagaagaagctggaacatAAACTTGGTTTGGACTCCTACCTCCTTAAACCTGTCCAGAGAATCACCAAGTACCAGCTTCTACTTAAG GAGTTGTTGAAGTACAGTAAAGGCTGTGATGGCTGTGATGACCTACAGGAGGCGCTCTCCTCTATTCTTGGGATCCTGAAAGCTGTGAATGATTCCATGCACCTCATCGCCATCACAGGATACGAG GGTAACCTCTCGGAGCTGGGCCGCCTGCTCATGCAAGGTTCCTTCAGCGTGTGGACGGAACACAAGAAAGGCCACGCCAAGGTCAAGGACCTGGCCCGCTTCAAGCCCATGCAGCGGCACCTGTTCCTGCACGAGAAGGCCCTGCTCTTCTGCAAGCGGAGGGAGGAGAACGGCGAGGGCTATGAGAAAGCGCCGTCCTACAGCTTCAAACACTCGCTCAGC ATGAGTGCCGTGGGAATAACGGAGAGCGCTAAAGGAGATAACAAGAAGTTTGAAGTTTGGTGCAACTCCAGAGACGAGGTTTTTATTGTGCAG GCTGCAACGCCAGAGATTAAAACTTCGTGGGTGAACGAGATCCGCAAAGTTCTGACCCAGCAACTCAAAGCGtgcagag ATGCCAGACAACCGAAGATCTTAGACCCTGTTTCTATGAgtcccaccagcagcagcagctccatctcactCAG CCCGTTCCGTAGCAGTGGTCAGAAGAACCAGAAGAAACAGGATGAGAAGAAAGCCGAGCCGAGCCCGACCTCCGATGCAAacttctcttcctcacccaAACACAAAG ATGAACCGGTGACCAGTCCGACCACTGACAGGTCCTCTACGGCTAAAAAGCGTTTTACTTTACAGGGCTTCAGCAATCTCAAGAGTCCAAAAG GCTCGCCCCTGAGCCCCGAACACGGCACCAAACGCCACCTGGTCAAGAGCGACCCCACGCCGTTTGGGTTCAAAG GCTGGAGCAAGACGTCTCTCTCGGTGGACGCATCAGAAGAGAACGACGGCTACTCCAGCGGCGAGGACCCCATTAACTCGGACCCCGAGGATGACGGAGGAAAGAAGCTG GCCCCAGGAAAGTACACGGTGGTAGCAGACTGCGAGAAGGCGGGACCTCAGGAGCTGTCTGTCAAGAGTGGAGACGTGGTGCAGCTaatcagagagggagaggacggACAGTG GTTTGTGAGGAACCTTCGCAGCAGCAAGGAGGGCTGGGTGGCGGCGGCAAACCTCCTCAGCCTCATCTCGGAGTCCAAGTCGTCGCAGTCGCTCAGCAGCTCAG ACGGCAGCGTCTCCGGGAACATCAGCACGTCTTCCAGCTGCAGCGAGACCTACACCAGCTTCTCCGACATCAAACCCTGA
- the mcf2la gene encoding guanine nucleotide exchange factor DBS isoform X5 has protein sequence MTEQQSVTEDPERSLEVLSTISDDIMHREDGPLCAAEIGSELQKQFAILPGGRGLNGRPIMVFPEFPEFSELEEDELQSVLGYLSSVPSGAASGVGFILVIDRRLDRWAAVRATLLRIAGSFPGNLHLVLVLRPTTLLQRTLSDFLFKFSREEFKMKVVMLSSVTELHAYIDPGQLTTELGGTQEYHHESWISHRTAIEAFALMVKTTAQTLQAFGTELAETELPNDAEATTNLLHTHALKKDTMKEDLQVALSQGGRLLDCINEPLQTDPEYSMTHDELENLETVQRLLGQLDETETAFDDFWEHHRTKLEQCLQLRHFEQHFREVRAQLDVTSERLSGFSEVSVSPAHGEHVLRELAGHEEKACDVLDRAVSLACEGDRLIENSHYAEDSIRPKCSELRGVCDEISATLRCKKNLLLRAMEMHHSLEKASQWCEEGIFLLANQPVDRCQSQDGAEAALQELERYLETLPLHTLSDRSALCCQYESVLTTQLRDQVERVFQKQGSVQEMFEKRRISLKKLAAKQTRPVQPVAPRPEVKSPHSSPNQQRKERRYSADNALCKKVESPLLNGTRHASLSEEEENLAVLRRHVMNELLETERAYVEELLCVLEGYAAEMDNPAMAPLIPSTLLSKKDVLFGNMSEIYQFHKRTFLKELEAYTDFPELVGRCFLERMKDLQIYEAYCQNKPRSESLWRQCSDCAFFQVSPPPPPLIFAAAPQQQLTLLHLNRFVLFVNQECQKKLEHKLGLDSYLLKPVQRITKYQLLLKELLKYSKGCDGCDDLQEALSSILGILKAVNDSMHLIAITGYEGNLSELGRLLMQGSFSVWTEHKKGHAKVKDLARFKPMQRHLFLHEKALLFCKRREENGEGYEKAPSYSFKHSLSMSAVGITESAKGDNKKFEVWCNSRDEVFIVQAATPEIKTSWVNEIRKVLTQQLKACRDARQPKILDPVSMSPTSSSSSISLSPFRSSGQKNQKKQDEKKAEPSPTSDANFSSSPKHKDEPVTSPTTDRSSTAKKRFTLQGFSNLKSPKGSPLSPEHGTKRHLVKSDPTPFGFKGWSKTSLSVDASEENDGYSSGEDPINSDPEDDGGKKLAPGKYTVVADCEKAGPQELSVKSGDVVQLIREGEDGQWFVRNLRSSKEGWVAAANLLSLISESKSSQSLSSSDGSVSGNISTSSSCSETYTSFSDIKP, from the exons GGGGCCGCGGATTAAACGGACGCCCTATCATGGTCTTCCCAGAGTTCCCCGAGTTCAgcgagctggaggaggatgagctCCAAAGCGTCCTCGGCTACCTCAGCAGCGTCCCCAG CGGTGCCGCATCGGGAGTGGGTTTCATCCTGGTCATCGACAGACGACTGGACCGATGGGCCGCCGTCAGGGCTACCCTGCTCCGCATCGCT ggCTCATTTCCAGGGAACTTGCACTTGGTTCTGGTTTTGCGTCCCACTACTTTGTTGCAGCGGACTCTGTCAGACTTCCTGTTCAAGTTCAGCAGGGAAGAGTTCAAAATGAAG GTGGTGATGCTGAGTTCGGTGACTGAGCTCCATGCTTATATCGACCCAGGACAACTCACCACAGAGCTGGGAGGCACACAGGAGTACCACCACGAGAGCTGGATATCTCACCGCACT GCAATCGAGGCGTTCGCCCTCATGGTGAAGACCACGGCTCAGACTCTGCAGGCGTTCGGCACTGAGCTTGCGGAGACAGAATTACCAAACGACGCAGAGGCCACCACCaacctgctgcacacacacgcactgaagAAGGACACAATGAAG GAGgacctgcaggtggcgctgtctCAAGGTGGACGCCTGTTGGACTGTATCAATGAGCCTCTACAGACAGACCCCGAATACAGCATGACCCATGATGAGCTGGAGAATTTGGAGACTGTGCAGAG aCTCCTGGGTCAGCTGGACGAGACCGAGACGGCGTTCGATGATTTCTGGGAGCATCACCGCACGAAGCTGGAACAGTGTTTGCAGCTGCGCCATTTTGAACAGCACTTCCGTGAA gTGCGTGCTCAGCTTGATGTGACCTCAGAAAGGCTTTCAGGTTTTTCCGAAGTCAGCGTCAGCCCCGCCCACGGCGAGCATGTCCTCCGAGAGCTCGCCGGGCACGAGGAAAAGGCCTGT GACGTCCTGGACCGTGCTGTGTCCCTGGCCTGCGAAGGTGACAGGCTGATAGAGAACTCGCACTACGCCGAGGACTCCATCAGGCCGAAGTGCAGCGAGCTAAGGGGGGTGTGCGACGAGATCAGCGCCACCCTGAGGTGCAAGAAGAACCTGCTGCTCAGGGCGATGGAGATGCACCACTCTTTGGAGAAG GCGTCACAGTGGTGTGAGGAGGGCATCTTCCTATTGGCCAACCAGCCCGTTGACCGCTGCCAGTCTCAGGACGGCGCTGAAGCGGCTCTGCAAGAACTGGAGCGGTACCTTGAAACGTTGCCGCTGCACACCCTCTCCGACCgcagcgccctctgctgccAGTATGAATCGGTGCTCACCACTCAGCTTAGG GACCAGGTAGAGAGAGTTTTCCAGAAGCAGGGCTCTGTGCAGGAGATGTTCGAGAAGAGACGCATCAGCTTGAAGAAACTCGCCGCCAAGCAGACCCGACCAGTCCAGCCAGTGGCACCGAGACCCGAAGTCAAGTCGCCGCACTCCTCGCCCA atcaacagagaaaagagaggagataCTCTGCAGATAATGCCCTCTGCAAAAAG GTGGAGTCTCCTCTACTTAATGGCACCAGACACGCTTCTCtctcagaggaagaagaaaacctGGCAGTGCTTCGGCG TCACGTGATGAACGAGCTGCTGGAGACGGAGAGAGCGtatgtggaggagctgctctgcGTCCTGGAG GGCTACGCAGCAGAGATGGACAACCCCGCCATGGCTCCCCTCATCCCCAGCACGCTGCTCAGCAAGAAGGACGTCCTGTTTGGGAACATGTCTGAAATCTACCAGTTTCACAAGAG GACGTTTCTAAAAGAACTGGAAGCGTACACTGACTTTCCAGAGCTGGTGGGCCGCTGCTTTTTAGAACGG ATGAAGGATCTGCAGATCTACGAGGCCTACTGCCAGAACAAGCCTCGCTCCGAGAGCTTGTGGAGGCAGTGCTCCGACTGTGCCTTCTTCCAGGTcagcccccccccgccgcctCTCATCTTTGCTGCGGCTCCACAACAACAATTAACTCTTCTACATCTTAATCgttttgtgctttttgtgaatCAGGAGTGccagaagaagctggaacatAAACTTGGTTTGGACTCCTACCTCCTTAAACCTGTCCAGAGAATCACCAAGTACCAGCTTCTACTTAAG GAGTTGTTGAAGTACAGTAAAGGCTGTGATGGCTGTGATGACCTACAGGAGGCGCTCTCCTCTATTCTTGGGATCCTGAAAGCTGTGAATGATTCCATGCACCTCATCGCCATCACAGGATACGAG GGTAACCTCTCGGAGCTGGGCCGCCTGCTCATGCAAGGTTCCTTCAGCGTGTGGACGGAACACAAGAAAGGCCACGCCAAGGTCAAGGACCTGGCCCGCTTCAAGCCCATGCAGCGGCACCTGTTCCTGCACGAGAAGGCCCTGCTCTTCTGCAAGCGGAGGGAGGAGAACGGCGAGGGCTATGAGAAAGCGCCGTCCTACAGCTTCAAACACTCGCTCAGC ATGAGTGCCGTGGGAATAACGGAGAGCGCTAAAGGAGATAACAAGAAGTTTGAAGTTTGGTGCAACTCCAGAGACGAGGTTTTTATTGTGCAG GCTGCAACGCCAGAGATTAAAACTTCGTGGGTGAACGAGATCCGCAAAGTTCTGACCCAGCAACTCAAAGCGtgcagag ATGCCAGACAACCGAAGATCTTAGACCCTGTTTCTATGAgtcccaccagcagcagcagctccatctcactCAG CCCGTTCCGTAGCAGTGGTCAGAAGAACCAGAAGAAACAGGATGAGAAGAAAGCCGAGCCGAGCCCGACCTCCGATGCAAacttctcttcctcacccaAACACAAAG ATGAACCGGTGACCAGTCCGACCACTGACAGGTCCTCTACGGCTAAAAAGCGTTTTACTTTACAGGGCTTCAGCAATCTCAAGAGTCCAAAAG GCTCGCCCCTGAGCCCCGAACACGGCACCAAACGCCACCTGGTCAAGAGCGACCCCACGCCGTTTGGGTTCAAAG GCTGGAGCAAGACGTCTCTCTCGGTGGACGCATCAGAAGAGAACGACGGCTACTCCAGCGGCGAGGACCCCATTAACTCGGACCCCGAGGATGACGGAGGAAAGAAGCTG GCCCCAGGAAAGTACACGGTGGTAGCAGACTGCGAGAAGGCGGGACCTCAGGAGCTGTCTGTCAAGAGTGGAGACGTGGTGCAGCTaatcagagagggagaggacggACAGTG GTTTGTGAGGAACCTTCGCAGCAGCAAGGAGGGCTGGGTGGCGGCGGCAAACCTCCTCAGCCTCATCTCGGAGTCCAAGTCGTCGCAGTCGCTCAGCAGCTCAG ACGGCAGCGTCTCCGGGAACATCAGCACGTCTTCCAGCTGCAGCGAGACCTACACCAGCTTCTCCGACATCAAACCCTGA